The following proteins come from a genomic window of Calditrichota bacterium:
- a CDS encoding methylmalonyl-CoA carboxyltransferase — MPSDDRLAHLRELREQARLGGGPERIEAQHRKGKLTARERLDLLLDEGSFEEYDMFKRHRCRDFGLDKESYLGDGVVTGHGTIDGRPVFVFSQDFTVFGGSLSETFAEKICKVMDMALNLGIPVIGLNDSGGARIQEGVESLGGYAEIFWRNTQASGVIPQISVIMGPCAGGAVYSPAITDFIIMVKETSYMFVTGPNVVKTVTHEEVTFNELGGADVHATKSGVAHFACASEAEALSTTRRLFSYLPLNNLEDPPSAPCDDPSDRQDSELDDIVPDSPTKPYDIKEVIKRVVDAGDFLEVHKDFAQNLVVGFARLGGRAVGIV; from the coding sequence TGACCGACTCGCTCACCTTCGTGAGCTCCGGGAACAGGCTCGCCTCGGCGGTGGCCCGGAGCGCATCGAAGCGCAGCACCGCAAAGGGAAGCTGACTGCCCGCGAACGGCTGGACCTGCTCCTGGACGAGGGGAGCTTCGAAGAATACGACATGTTCAAGCGCCACCGCTGTCGGGACTTCGGCCTGGACAAGGAGAGCTACCTCGGCGACGGCGTGGTCACGGGGCACGGCACCATCGACGGCCGGCCGGTCTTTGTCTTCTCTCAGGACTTCACCGTTTTCGGCGGCTCGCTATCCGAAACCTTCGCCGAAAAGATTTGCAAGGTGATGGATATGGCGCTGAATCTGGGCATACCGGTGATCGGTTTGAACGATTCCGGCGGGGCGCGTATCCAAGAAGGCGTGGAAAGTCTGGGTGGCTATGCGGAGATTTTCTGGCGCAACACGCAGGCGTCGGGCGTCATCCCGCAGATCAGCGTCATCATGGGCCCGTGCGCCGGGGGCGCGGTCTACTCGCCTGCCATCACCGATTTCATCATCATGGTCAAAGAGACCAGCTACATGTTTGTCACCGGTCCGAACGTGGTGAAGACGGTCACCCATGAGGAGGTGACCTTCAATGAACTGGGGGGAGCAGACGTGCACGCCACCAAATCGGGCGTGGCCCACTTTGCGTGCGCCTCCGAGGCGGAAGCACTGAGCACCACCCGCAGGCTTTTCAGCTATCTGCCGCTGAACAATCTTGAGGACCCCCCGTCTGCACCGTGTGACGACCCCTCAGACCGCCAGGACTCGGAACTGGACGACATTGTGCCCGATAGTCCCACGAAGCCGTACGATATCAAGGAGGTCATCAAGCGGGTTGTGGACGCGGGCGATTTCTTGGAAGTGCACAAGGACTTTGCCCAAAACCTGGTGGTCGGCTTTGCGCGTCTCGGGGGGCGAGCCGTAGGCATCGT